The nucleotide sequence GCCGAGCCGGCCGCCGGCGAAACCGAACGCCTTGCTCATGGTCCGGGTCACCACCAGCCGGGGGTGGCCGGGCAGCAGGGCCAGCGCGGTCGGGGTGCCGGGGCGGGCGAACTCGGCGTACGCCTCGTCCACCACCACCATCCCGGGCGCCTCGGCCAGCACCGCGTCCAGCACGGCCGGGTCCAGCGCGGTACCGGTCGGGTTGTTCGGGGAGCAGAGGAAGACCAGGTCCGGCCGGTGTGCGCGGACCTGCGCCACGGCGTCGGCGGCGGTCAGCCCGAAGTCCGGGCCGCGGGCCCCGTCCCGCCACGCCGTGCCGGTGCCGGTGGCCAGCAGCGGGTGCATCGAGTACGCCGGGGTGAAGCCGAGCGCACTGCGCCCCGGCCCGCCGAAGACCTGGAACAGCTGCTGCTGCACCTCGTTGGAGCCGTTCGCCGCCCAGAGGTTGCCGGTGGTCAGCCCGTGCCCGAGATAGTCGGCGAGGTCGGCCCGGAGCGCCAGCGCGTCCCGGTCGGGATAGCGGTTCAGGTCGCGCAGTTCGGCCGCGACCGCCTTGCCGATCGCCTCCACCACCTGGTCCGGCACCGGGTAGGAGTTCTCGTTGGTGTTCAGCCGCACCGGCACGTCGAGCTGCGGCGCTCCGTACGGGGTACGCCCGCGCAGGTCGTCCCGGATCGGCAGGTCGTCGAGTCCGGT is from Micromonospora sp. WMMD1102 and encodes:
- a CDS encoding histidinol-phosphate transaminase; this encodes MTGLDDLPIRDDLRGRTPYGAPQLDVPVRLNTNENSYPVPDQVVEAIGKAVAAELRDLNRYPDRDALALRADLADYLGHGLTTGNLWAANGSNEVQQQLFQVFGGPGRSALGFTPAYSMHPLLATGTGTAWRDGARGPDFGLTAADAVAQVRAHRPDLVFLCSPNNPTGTALDPAVLDAVLAEAPGMVVVDEAYAEFARPGTPTALALLPGHPRLVVTRTMSKAFGFAGGRLGYLAADPAVVAAVQLVRLPYHLSALTQAAARAALAHRDLLLGTVEAIKEQRDRIVAGLRARGRTVADSDANFVLFGVGGDQRVAWRALLDRGVLVRDVGLAGWLRVTAGTPEETDAFLAALDSMPTMPTDSGTA